The genomic segment TATCATCCCCGGCGTGTCCGGCGGCACCGTGGCCTTCATCACCGGCATCTACGAAGACCTGCTGGCGGCCATCCGCTCGGTAAACCTGCGCTTTTTTGCCGCGCTGGCGCGCCTGCGCCCGGGCCAGGCCCTGGCCGAGCTGCACCTGCGCTTTCTCGTCCCGCTGCTGCTGGGCCTGGGCACGGCCCTGGTGGGCATGGCCGGGCTGATGCATTACCTGATGACCGTGCATCCCGTGCAGACCTGGGCGCTGTTCCTGGGGCTCATCGCCGCGTCCATCCTGGTGGTGGGCCGCGAGGTGGGCCGCTGGAACGCCCGGACCCTGGGCGCCCTGGCCCTGGGCGCCGTGGCGGCCTGGACCATCGTCGGGCTCATCCCGGTGTCCACCCCCGAGGCGCCGTGGTTCCTGTTCCTGTGCGGGGCCGTGGCCATCTGCGCCATGATCCTGCCGGGCATCAGCGGCTCGTTCCTGCTGCTCATCCTGGGCAAGTACGAGTACGTCACCGCCGCCCTGCGCAACCCGCTGGACTCTGGCAACCTGCTGATCCTTTTGGTTTTCGGCTGCGGCTGCGCCGTGGGCATCGCCGGGTTCTCGCGGCTGCTCGGCTGGCTTTTGGCGCGCTGGCACGCGCCCATGGTGGCGCTGCTCACGGGCTTCATGATCGGCGCGGCGCGCAAGGTCTGGCCCTGGAAGGAAGCCCTGGAGACCACGACCGTCGGCGGCAAGGTCCTTGTGCTGCGCGAGGCGTTGGTGCTGCCCGGCGCCCTGGACGCAGGAGTGCTCTTGGCCCTGGGGCTCATGGCCGCCGGGTTCGTGGCCGTGCTGGCCCTCGACCGCCTGGCCGTCAGCGCGCGCAGGCAGTGAATTTCGCCCCTCGGCCTTGCAGACAGGGCCCGGGGACTTATGCTAGCAGAGACTTCGCGGGGGCAGCCGGTCCGGACGGCTTTCCGGGCCGGCGCCCCGCCCACGCCACAAGCAAACCACGAGGTGAGGATATGGGTTCCTGCGGTTCCTGCTCCTCGGCGTCCTCGTGCGCGTCGGCCAAGAAGGGCGGCGGGTGCGACGACCCCAAGGAGACCAAGCTCAAGGTCCAGGACCAGGTGATTTCCAGCACCCTGTCGCACATCCGCTACAAGCTGTTCATCATGAGCGGCAAGGGCGGGGTGGGCAAGAGCTCCATCACCGTGAACACGGCGGCGGCCCTGGCCCGGCTGGGCTACAAGGTCGGCATCATGGACGTGGACATCCACGGCCCCAGCGTGCCGCGCCTCTTGGGCCTGACCGGCGGCGGGCTGGAGACCGGGCGGGGCAACCTGCTCGTGCCGCGCAAGTACGACGACAACCTGGCGGCGGTGTCCATGGACTCGCTGCTCAAGGACCCGGACCAGGCCGTGCTCTGGCGCGGGCCGATGAAGACCTCGGCCATCCGCCAGTTCGTGTCCGACGTGGACTGGGGCGAGCTGGACTTTCTGGTCATTGACTCACCCCCCGGAACGGGCGATGAACACATGACGGTGCTCAAGACGATTCCCGACGCGCTGTGCGTCGTGGTCACCACCCCGCAGGAGCTGTCCCTGGCCGACGTGCGCAAGGCCATCAACTTCCTGCAATACGCCAAGGCCAACATCCTGGGCGTGGTGGAGAACATGAGCGGGCTCATCTGCCCGCACTGCGCGCAGGAAATCGCGTTGTTCAAGAAGGGCGGCGGCCGGGACCTGGCCGAGAAGTACGGCCTGCCGCTGTTGGGCGAGATTCCCCTGGACCCGGCCACCGTGGTCGCCAGCGACCTGGGTACGCCCGTGGTCTACCTGGAGGGGCCGTCCCCGGCCAAGGACGCCCTGCTGGCCCTGGCCAGGACCATCGCCGCGGCGGCCCAGAACAGCCTGGAAGCCGTGTCCTCGGCCCACGTGTAGAAGTGGCCCCGGCCCGCCCCCCGGGCGGCCCGGGGTGCCGGTGGAGGAGACCATGCCCCGCAAGGCCCCCTTCCTCGTCCTGATGGCGCTGGGCGCCGTGCTTTGCTGCGCGGTGCCCGGCGCGTCCGGCGCTGGCATGTACTTTTTCGAGGACGGCAGCGGCAAGTTCCACTTCACCAACCGGCCCACCAGCACCACCTACCGGGTCTTCGCGGTGTTCAAGAACTTTCCCGACGCCCGCAAGTCCGATATCATGCGCGTGGTGCGCACCAAGGCCGACGCCTACGGGCTGGACCACCATCTGGTGCAGGCCGTGATCCAGGTGGAGTCGAATTTCCAGCCCGGGGCGGTGTCCAACAAGGGTGCCCAGGGGCTCATGCAGATCATGCCCGCCACCGGGGCCGACCTGGGCCTGACCGACCCCCACGACGTGGAGGGCAATATCGAGGCCGGGGTGCGCTACCTGCGGATGCAGATGGACCGTTTCGGCAGCCCGACCCTGGCCCTGGCGGCCTACAACGCGGGCCCCGGGCAAGTGGAACGCTACGGGGGCGTGCCGCCCTTCCGCGAAACCCAGGACTATGTGCGCAAGGTTCTTTCGTTGTACAAGAAACTCAAAGGCGGTTCCTGAAGCCATGCTCAAGCAACTCAACCTGGCCAACAAGCTGACCCTGGGGCGTGTGCTGGCCGTGCCGGGGCTGGTGGTCCTGTTGACCTACCCCAACCGCGTGACCTGCCTCATCGCCATGCTGCTCTTCATCGCCGCCTCGCTGACCGACCTGGCCGACGGCTACGTGGCCCGGCGCTACGGGCAGGTCACGGCCTTCGGCAAATTCCTGGACCCCCTGGCCGACAAGATCCTGGTCTGCTCGGCGCTGATCATGCTCGCCGCCCTGGCCTGGGTTCCGGCCTGGGTGGTGGTGGTCATCCTGGCCCGCGAGATCACCGTCACCGGCCTGCGGACCATCGCCGTGGAGCAGGGGGTGGTCATCGCCGCCGACAGGTACGGCAAGATGAAGACCGTGATGCAGATCCTGGCCGTGTGCCCGCTTCTGCTGCATTACCCCTGGTGGGGCTTCGACCCGCAGCCCCTGGGTCTGGTGTTTCTGTATCTGGCCCTGGCGCTCACGGTTTTCTCCGGGGGCAATTACTTGTACACTTTTTACAAGAATTGGGTATATACAGCGGAAAAGGGGGCATAAGGCGGAGTGGCGCGTCGCGCCGGGCCGCCTTCCCGTACACCAAACCTGACCGGGGGGAGCAATGGCCCAGATAGACGCGTTCTTCAAGATGGTCCACGACATGGGGGCGTCCGACCTCCACCTGTCCTCGGGCAACCAGCCCATCATCCGCCTGCACGGCGACCTGGAGCGGGTCAAGTACAAGGTTCTGGAGCACGACGAGCTCAAGAAGCTGCTCTACGAGATCACGCCCGAGATCAAGATCAAGGAATTCGAGGAAACCGGCGACATTGACTTCGCCTACGAGATCCCCGGGCTGGCCCGCTACCGCGTCAACTTCTTCAACCAGTCCCGGGGCGTGGCGGCGGTCTTCCGCGAGATCCCCTCGGAGATCCTCACCGTGGAGCAGCTGTCCCTGCCGCCGCTGCTCAAGAATCTCGCGCTGCTGCCCAAGGGCCTGGTGCTGGTCACCGGCCCCACCGGCTCGGGTAAGTCCACCACCCTCGCGGCGATCATGGACTACGCCAACAAGAACCGCAAACAGCACATCCTGACCATCGAAGACCCCATCGAGTTCGTGCACACCCCGCAGAAGGCGCTGATCAACCAGCGCGAGCTGGGCCGCGACACCCGGAGCTTCTCCGCCGCCCTGCGCGGGGCGCTGCGCGAAGACCCCGACATCATCCTGGTGGGCGAAATGCGCGACCTGGCGACCATCCAGCTGGCGCTGGAGGCCGCCGAGACGGGCCACCTGGTCTTCTCGACCCTGCACACCATCTCCGCCGCCAAGACGGTGGACCGCATCATCGAGGTCTTCCCCGGCGACCTGCAGGGCCAGATCCGCGCGGGCCTGTCGGAGTCGTTGCGCGCCGTGGTCTCGCAGACGCTGTTCAAGCGCATCGACCGCAAGGGCCGCGTGGCCGCGCTGGAAATCCTGGTGGGCGTGCCCGCCGTGCGCAACCTGATCCGCGAGAACAAGACCTTCCAGATCAACTCCGTGATGGAGACCGGGCGCAAGTTCGGCATGCAGACCCTGGACGACGAAATCCTCAAGCTGCTCAACCAGCGGGTCATCGACCCCAACGAGGCCTACGAGAAGGCCGTGGACAAGGCCAAGTTCAAGCAGTTCCTGACCAGGCCGCCGCAGGACTTCACCGAGGGCGCGTAGCCGGGAGGCGACCATGCTGCGTTCGCATCTCGACCATATCATCGGCCAGGTGCTGGACTTCGCCCCCGAAACCTCGGACATCTTCGTGGTGGCGGGCAAGCCCGTGCAGGCCGAGGTCCACGGCGTGCTCAAGGACGTGCCCCTGGACCCGGCCCTGGGGGCGCTGTGCCCCTTCCAGGCCGAATCCATGGCCCTGTGCATGATGGGCAAGAGCACCCGGCTGCACGCCGACCTGGCCCGCCGGGGCTCGTGCGACCTGTCCTACGCCCTGTCCGGCCGGGCGCGCTTTCGCGTGAACATCTTCAGCCAGCGCGGGTCGCTGTCCATCGTCCTGCGCCAGCTGTCCATGGAGGTGCCCAGCCCCGTGCGGCTGGGGCTGCCCGTCGTGTTCGAGGAGATGGCCCGCGAGAAGTTCGGGCTGATCCTGGTCACCGGCGCCACGGGCTCGGGCAAGTCCACCTCCCTGGCCGCGCTGGTGGATTCCATCAACGAGCAGTTCCCGGTGCACATCCTGACCCTGGAAGACCCGGTGGAGTACGTCCACGCCCACAAGCGCGGCACGGTGAACCAGCGCGAGCTGGGGCAGGACTTCGACACCTTCGCCTCGGGCCTGCGGGCCGCCCTGCGCCAGGCGCCCAAGGTCATCCTGGTGGGCGAAATCCGCGACCACGAGACTATCGAGATCGCCCTGCAGGCCGCGGAAACAGGCCACCTGGTGCTGGGCACCCTGCACACCGCCGACACGGGACAGACCGTCAACCGCATCATCGGCATGTTCGACCCCAGCGAGGAGGCCCTGGTGCGCCAGCGGCTCTCCGAGGCCCTGAAGTTCGTGGTCTCGCAGCGCCTGCCCCCCCGGGTGGGCGGCGGGCGCGTGGCGGCCTTCGAGATCATGCGCAACACCCTGCGCGTGAAGGAGCTGATCCAGAACGGCGAATCCGGCGAGAAGACCTTCTACAACGTGGTGGAGCAGGGCGATGCCTACGGCATGACGACCTTCGACCAGTGCCTGGCCGGGCTGTTCCGCACCGGCCTGGTCAGCGAGGAAACGGCCATGACCTATGCCTCGGACCGCTCCAACCTCATGCAGCGCCTGGACCGCATCAAGACCGAGCGCGGCGACCAGGTTTCGGACATCACGGGGCTGGAGATCGACCTGCAATACGGTTCCTGAGCCTGGGGGGCAGGCAAAGGGGGAGGCGATGATCGTCAGGAGTCCAT from the Desulfocurvus vexinensis DSM 17965 genome contains:
- a CDS encoding DUF368 domain-containing protein, whose product is MTFKHAWLQGPGPTTLPQALLLAAKGFCMGAADIIPGVSGGTVAFITGIYEDLLAAIRSVNLRFFAALARLRPGQALAELHLRFLVPLLLGLGTALVGMAGLMHYLMTVHPVQTWALFLGLIAASILVVGREVGRWNARTLGALALGAVAAWTIVGLIPVSTPEAPWFLFLCGAVAICAMILPGISGSFLLLILGKYEYVTAALRNPLDSGNLLILLVFGCGCAVGIAGFSRLLGWLLARWHAPMVALLTGFMIGAARKVWPWKEALETTTVGGKVLVLREALVLPGALDAGVLLALGLMAAGFVAVLALDRLAVSARRQ
- a CDS encoding Mrp/NBP35 family ATP-binding protein, whose amino-acid sequence is MGSCGSCSSASSCASAKKGGGCDDPKETKLKVQDQVISSTLSHIRYKLFIMSGKGGVGKSSITVNTAAALARLGYKVGIMDVDIHGPSVPRLLGLTGGGLETGRGNLLVPRKYDDNLAAVSMDSLLKDPDQAVLWRGPMKTSAIRQFVSDVDWGELDFLVIDSPPGTGDEHMTVLKTIPDALCVVVTTPQELSLADVRKAINFLQYAKANILGVVENMSGLICPHCAQEIALFKKGGGRDLAEKYGLPLLGEIPLDPATVVASDLGTPVVYLEGPSPAKDALLALARTIAAAAQNSLEAVSSAHV
- a CDS encoding type IV pilus twitching motility protein PilT → MAQIDAFFKMVHDMGASDLHLSSGNQPIIRLHGDLERVKYKVLEHDELKKLLYEITPEIKIKEFEETGDIDFAYEIPGLARYRVNFFNQSRGVAAVFREIPSEILTVEQLSLPPLLKNLALLPKGLVLVTGPTGSGKSTTLAAIMDYANKNRKQHILTIEDPIEFVHTPQKALINQRELGRDTRSFSAALRGALREDPDIILVGEMRDLATIQLALEAAETGHLVFSTLHTISAAKTVDRIIEVFPGDLQGQIRAGLSESLRAVVSQTLFKRIDRKGRVAALEILVGVPAVRNLIRENKTFQINSVMETGRKFGMQTLDDEILKLLNQRVIDPNEAYEKAVDKAKFKQFLTRPPQDFTEGA
- a CDS encoding lytic transglycosylase domain-containing protein; the encoded protein is MPRKAPFLVLMALGAVLCCAVPGASGAGMYFFEDGSGKFHFTNRPTSTTYRVFAVFKNFPDARKSDIMRVVRTKADAYGLDHHLVQAVIQVESNFQPGAVSNKGAQGLMQIMPATGADLGLTDPHDVEGNIEAGVRYLRMQMDRFGSPTLALAAYNAGPGQVERYGGVPPFRETQDYVRKVLSLYKKLKGGS
- the pgsA gene encoding CDP-diacylglycerol--glycerol-3-phosphate 3-phosphatidyltransferase, translated to MLKQLNLANKLTLGRVLAVPGLVVLLTYPNRVTCLIAMLLFIAASLTDLADGYVARRYGQVTAFGKFLDPLADKILVCSALIMLAALAWVPAWVVVVILAREITVTGLRTIAVEQGVVIAADRYGKMKTVMQILAVCPLLLHYPWWGFDPQPLGLVFLYLALALTVFSGGNYLYTFYKNWVYTAEKGA
- a CDS encoding type IV pilus twitching motility protein PilT; this encodes MLRSHLDHIIGQVLDFAPETSDIFVVAGKPVQAEVHGVLKDVPLDPALGALCPFQAESMALCMMGKSTRLHADLARRGSCDLSYALSGRARFRVNIFSQRGSLSIVLRQLSMEVPSPVRLGLPVVFEEMAREKFGLILVTGATGSGKSTSLAALVDSINEQFPVHILTLEDPVEYVHAHKRGTVNQRELGQDFDTFASGLRAALRQAPKVILVGEIRDHETIEIALQAAETGHLVLGTLHTADTGQTVNRIIGMFDPSEEALVRQRLSEALKFVVSQRLPPRVGGGRVAAFEIMRNTLRVKELIQNGESGEKTFYNVVEQGDAYGMTTFDQCLAGLFRTGLVSEETAMTYASDRSNLMQRLDRIKTERGDQVSDITGLEIDLQYGS